Part of the Harpia harpyja isolate bHarHar1 chromosome 16, bHarHar1 primary haplotype, whole genome shotgun sequence genome, ATCCAATTCCTAATTAGTCATTTTTCTCCCTTAGCTGTTTTATATTAATGGCATTCCTATTAATGATATTTTATATGGCTAATACTCCTATTAATAGGAGTAGCTTATTAATgagcatgcattttaaaatgcagtctggAGCTAGTTTCATTTGGCAGTGTGTACCACCCAGAATAACCATTTTGGTTTATAAGGTTATGCAATTTAGTGCTCAGAACATCCTAATGTAAAAAGCAGTCATTCACATTACAAAAAAGATAGTTTTTTCAGACTTTCAGAGACTCTATTTGAATTCTTCTGACTCCTCTTTCAAGGTCCCTCAAGGACTTCTGGGGCTAGCTGTTGTGCCTTTGAGCACATGCAGTGCCttgtcagcagcagctcttggCCCAGAACTCCAGTCTGTCTAATCAGTGCAAACTGCCCATCCATCTGttccccttccctgctctccATTTGAGTGGAAGCCTTTCTTACCAGAATATCTGATGAGCCCACCTTGAGACAGAGCCACTAGGTGTCCTCTCAGCTCCTCGCTTTGTTTGGGCATGCTTGTGCTTACTGAGAGGTACTAGAGTGCTGGCTTTGAGAAGACAAGGTCCATGTACCAATTCTTCATATAGGTTCCTTTACCTGACagttgttctatttttttcctgtattcttacTGAAGGCTTCACTGTTCTTGCCTTTACAGAGGATGTGGACCCTTCTGTTGGACGTTTCAGGAACATGGTACAGACGGCAGTAGTCCCTGTTAAGGTACAGAGTAACTCCCAACTTTCTAATGAATACATCACATTGATGAACTTGCTTTATGAATTACACCTTAGAAACATAATGTTCTAtggaggaaggtgttttattGTTAAGCAAAAGTCATGTTCATGTTTCACAATTGTCTTTTTGGCAGATTAGACCATTTCCCTTCAAATTCAGCTTTAGCTCTTTTCTTTAATAACACGTGGGATCAATggcaacttttttcctcccaaaaagAAACAGTCCAGAAATTCAGTATGGTAGTTCTAAGCATCAATTAAAATTGTGGGAAGTGTggaaaatagaaagtaaaaatgagaggTTGCTTGTTTAAATACTGTAAGTGCTAAAGATTTCATAAGGTTGTCTGCTAGAACTAGCAGGGTTTAGACTTTGCTCCAAGATGAGTGTGTTGCTGGTGCTGTATTTAATTTGAATATGCTAGGAGTAGGGAAGATTTGCAAAACTTCAGGGTAGCTAAGCAACAGTATAATAGCAATTTCACTTGTTGCTGGTATACACTAAATAATGTATGTGGAAAAGGATAGTTCTACATAAACCCCAGACTGCAGGAGAAGATTCAAATGATCAGGAGCAAGACAAAATCACCCAAGTGATCTAGAAGTTGCAGTTTCTTACAGTGGGGGGAAGGAGGGTCTGCGTTACTGACTAAAGACCTACTCGGTCTTGCATTCAGGACAAGCTCAAGACTGGCAAGCATGTTCAGGAGGTAAGAGGTGCTCAGCCTGATCTAAGTTAAACCTGAGCTTCAACTTCTGTTGCACCTTTAAGAGTTTATTAAGTGGTTTTCAAGGAAACCCAGAAGAAATCTTCTGGGACAAAGACTGAGACGTGGTCTGTAACCACTTTACATGTGGCTGCTCTAGGTGCCTTTTTGGGGAAGATGGCATTGGCATCCAGTTTAAATAGCTTGCTTGTTCCATGTATTTTGAATAATTCTTTAAATACTTCTGCCTACAGAAAAAACGGTTGGAGAATCAAGGCTCGTTGACCACAGATGATTCTGCATCACGACGTATGCAAAACTTTCCATACAGTGGAGGATTATATGGTGGTTTACCTCCAACTCACAATGAGGCAGGTTCCCAATCGCATGGTGTCCATGGGACAGCACTCATTGGTGGTCTGCCAATGCCCTACCCCAATCTTGCCCCAGATGTGGACTTGACTCCTGTTGTGCCCTCAACAGTTAACATGAACCCAGCTCCAAACCCTGCTGTCTTTAATCCTGAAGCTGTGAATGAACCCAAGAAGAAGAAATATGCAAAGGAGGCATGGCCGGGCAAGAAGCCAACCCCTTCCCTACTGATCTGAGTTGGGTTTTGTTGAGGGAGGGTGGGAGTTACGAACTCCAGAAACTGTTTATGTGCAGTATCGTCTTTTTAAAACTTCAATGTCCTAACCAGATGTTATACCAAGATTGGAGAAGTGAAATATCCTTTAAAGATCTGTCTTCAAATGTTTTTatatgtctgtttaaaaaaaaaaaaaaaaaatacagctcccATCTCCTTTTGAACCAAAATATCTGGCAGCCTTTTCTTAGCCATTACAGTCCCCAGAGGTCTTTACTCTGAATTTTGATCCATAAGTTGAAGGGGCAGAGTCATACAATTTAATTATCATTTATGGCATGACCCTGCAAATTCATGTATTTAGGTGTCATGCTTACTATGAGTAATGTTGTCCCTGCTCGACTTGCTCATAGCAGGTCAGCTGTATCAGAAGTAAATGTTTGTGGGGCCAAGTCTTCCAGAAATCCCATTGGTATGAGTTCTAAAACTTGCAAAATACAggtcagcttttattttttacattttcaaaacctcaccaatgtggggttttttggtttgttttgttttttttttattttggctacAGCTTGTTTTAATTTCCACCTAAAACACTACAGCATCCCATTAGTTCATGAGAATGTGGAGTTGAGATGGGCAAGAAATAGGTGGGCTTCCTTAGGTGTGGTCCAGTATTGTAGGATGGATTGCTGTGTGGACAGATAAAGGGGTGCACTCGTGGATGGAAGTGAGCTTGAGTTGGTGCTAATGGCAGCATACAAGCATGGCAAGCCTAGGAGCGTTTGGTAGATAGGCACTATCTACACTGTACAAACAATAAACAACAAAGTAGTGTTGACTTTTTCCCCTGTGATAAGTTAAGGTGGAGTTAACAGAGAGGAGAACAGTTTCCTTTAAACTTGGTGGCCCTTTTAActtagtttcatttttatttgcaaatggaACTTGTGAGCTTAGAGTATGTGTGAGATGCAGCAAGACACATAAAAATGAGCAGCTATCAGCAGTGTCAGAGGACTTGCATGTTTAACAGCTAAAACCACAATCTGCACACTATTTTGGCTGCTAGTAACAGTGGGTGAGAACTGAGTGCTACTTCAAGCTAGAATGTGAATTCTCAGTTGAGAATCTGCCTCACCTTGAATAAAGCAGTGCACAAGTTGGTTTCATAATACTACGTTTTTTTACTACTTCGTCACTTTTTCCCATTGAATAAAATTAGAAGATTGATTTGGATTGTTGCTCTAGCCCTTCAAATCTTCAGTTTTAGATTTCAAAATCTGATTCACATGTATTCAGACACTATGTCTTTGTACAAGGTAAGGCCAGAGCTCTGCTTTTCTTAGGTTTACTCTGGATTTTTTTACATTCTATAATGCAGTTCAGCTACGTAGTCACATTCCTTTGTTGTTTGGGGGATTTCTCCAGAAAATATGCACTAAAATGATGGTATACCCAGCTGTTCATTGTGTACAGTGCTGTAGCTACCTGGCTATTAGTGGTGTGAAAATCTGATGGTTGCTGGAGCAGCGCTGTGTTATAGTGCATCTGGTGCGCTGTATGCACTAGACCTGTTTTGGACAGATGCTCCAAAATCAGTGTGAGTTCTGCATCTGCAGAGTGATTGCTTCTATCATGTTATTGAGGTAAAAATGAGCTAGTAGCTACCCCATTCACAAGAGCAATGGCTTTAGAGACTGGTTTGTTCCCCTCCCTGCACCATCATATCTAGCTCAAACTATTATATGGATGAACGCAGTACCTTCTCCATTATATAGTTGTGCCACTCTGTGTTTAGTTGCTATTGAATATGATTCAGTCCTCAGACATTCTGCTTCCAAACACTCCATGCTGACTCTTAAAATCTTTCTCgctttatttttagttttgcttctttctggtatgtggaattttctttttccagccagTCTGCTTTATGAAGGCAACTCTTTAGGGTAAGACTAGTTAGGGCAAGTAAAAGTTGaacaggttttcttcttcctttttttctgtttttggttgggtttttttgggggtgggtgggtggttttttttttgtttgttttggttttatgcaaGTGGCTCTTTGCAAGATTTTTCTTGAAAAGGGAAGCTCTACTGCTCATTGTTTTTAAAGCTCTTCTCCTCCCTGAGTTTGAACAAGCTCTCATTATTTTAGAGCTTAGGGGCCATAGCTGGCCAGTACAGGAGGGGACAGTATAACATCTAGGGGCTTTGTACAGAAGTTTGTACACTTGTGTAATATGTAATAGGCCTTTTCACACTTTCTGTTGAGCTTTTTACCTGTAACCTTTACTATGTTGTAAATTAAATGCAGATTTTGCCAGTTTGGAGAGTGTAGTGTGTTCGTTCCCAGTCTACACTTCTGCAGTTGAGACTGTACATTGTTTTGTGGCTTATTGAAGGATTTCTGCCATGGCGAAGTGCAGCTGTCCACTGCAGGTCTTGTTAGTGGCTGGCTCAGGCTGCAGCTCTTAAAGCTGCTCCGGTGTCTTTGCTCGTGACCTGCTTTGTTGCCTTGTGCTGCAGTGTGGTGCACTTTTGCATGCAAGAGTGACACTTAACAGTGGATTTTAAACAgcagttgctttattttttccgaGTGAAGTTTTATCTGGTTCTGGCATAATCCTCTCTCTGCAAAAGTTACACTTTAGAGCCCAGCTTTGCTCTTCTCATTGCCCAGCTTGCTGCCTCTGACATACAGAGTGGCCTTGGGCAGTCTAAATGCACCATCCTTTGTCACACCGTGTCTCTGCAGCTTGTCCTAGGCTCACTGAGGAGAGCTGTAGTGAAAAACAGTAAACTGGGACCTGGTTAAAGATAACCGTGGTGCCTGCAGTGTAGGGTTGAGAGGTATTCCCAAGCTTTGCTGAATTTAGTAATACTTAGGCTATAGATTAGTATTTCTTCTCAATCCAGCAATATCATTTCAGCAGCTGGGGCAGTTACATTTTCATTACTGTGTGTCAGCAGAAGGCTGAATCTTCACAATTCACATGCAAGCTGCTGATCTGCCATAGGTAGAAATAGTTGGTACAGGTTAACTACTTAACTTTGTGGTCTGACATTTTAAGTGTTGGTGTGGTTAGCAGTTAATTTCCTGTATTAAAGAAAGTATTAAAAAGGAGTCAACTTGCATGATAATCTAAAGCACACTCTGCAGTGTGGAATGCAGAGATGGGAACAAAGAAGTGGAGAAGAGTTTGCATCTGAATAAATGCTTGAGCTAAAGAATAATGGCAGTGTTTTCCAGGAACATCTGTCCTTGCAGCATTCACTGGATTGTCATTGTaacccctcttctctcttctGGTTTTGAAGTACAAGAGTGCAGCACCCAGCAGGTATCCCAAGAGCTAGTAATGAGCTGACAGAAGTTGTTCTATTCCCAGTGTGCTGTGCAATAAGATGCCAATATGTTAGACCCTGTGACGACATGCCTAAAAGAATGACTTCTTGGAGAGGAGGTGACTTCTCCCTGGGGCTTTTTAGGAGAGCAGGAGTAGCTTCCAGTACAGAACAGGTGAGTGTGCGAGCTGAAGTGTGCCCTCATGCAATTATACCAGGTGCTTCGAAACACTCAATGGCATGGCGAAAGACCGCAGTAGAGGGTTGGACTGGAAGACATGGGTTAGGACAAGCAAAAGAACTGGGGCTGTGTAATGGCTATTACTGGGCTCAGAGGTCAGATGCTAtttaagaggggtttttttcaaaagcagtctAATACAGTCAGGTAATTTGTAGGTTCTTTGATCTCAAAACTCTGTCTTAATCTAGCAGTGGTaggtaaaggggaaaaaaagtttctgctTTCACTTCTACTCAACACCAGGAACAGCTCCTCATTCATATGAACTATGTGGCGTCACTGGGACCTACCTGCCTGGTGTAACAGACAGGAATGCTAGTGCAAGACAGAGAGTGTGAAGTAAGATTGTGGTGAGTTCAGGATAGACAGCCATGTGTTTTGGGTCACAGTCTTCTAAATTAGGCTTTCCTGAAGGTCCCATAACCAGTAAAGCAGTAAGAGGTACCTCACATACTGGCATCCTGTTAATGCCTGAGACTAACCATGATGCTTCCCCTGCCTCTCTCAGGGGTCCTGCCTGCTCCACAAAAGCAATAGCTTTCCAGCAGCATTGATGGTTGCTTTGGTGGTGTCTTTTGCTTCTTATGCATTTCCCAGAACTAACGTCGTCTTCAGAGAAGCTTTAAGGGAGAAGCAGCTAAAGAGCCTGAATCTTTGCTGTTCACCCTCTTGTACATAGCTGTCTGTCTTGTCATATATTCTGGCATACATCTGTGAAAGGTTTCAATCACATTTGCAGAATGGTAGAGGAGGAGGAAGTCTTAAATACTAGAGCTAGTACTAGAGCTTAAATACTGCTCTGGTCATTCTGATACATCTTACCATGTCCCAGGTTGTTTACTGTCATCTTGCAAAGACACCCAGATGGGCAGCTGCCTGTGTGTTTGCTGGCCTTTGAAGAACTGGCCAGTAATGCTGGACTAACCTAGTAACTGGTCATGGCTGGCCACAGAGGCTTTTCTGACTTTTATCTTGGCTGTGATGGGTCATTTCCTGCCTGAGGTTCCCCAGCTACTAGATATGTCAGAGGCTTTCCCTTGCTTGAGCCTGGAGCAAATGGAAGCAGCATTTCTCCGGGTGGGTGAGCAATGGTGTGTTTATGCCTGTATCACCCCAGGGCAAGTCCTTTCTGAAAGGAGGCACAACCAATTTTCTCCAGTTGTCTTtgtaaaaatactggttttataaCTCGAATTGTTACCAGGAGCTCATTCTCTATTAACCTCTCCCATACAGACTTACCAGAGTGCTCAGTTACTTTGATAACCATTTCAGGGTTTGGTGAGGATGAGGAAAAGCCTGGAAATGGGCTATTTAAGCAGTAGTTCCACTGCCTGCTTCAACTCATACCTCAAGTACCTCTGATAATTCTTGCTTCTTGATGGGTCAGAGGCTTGTGCTCCACTGCAGGGAGTGTTACAAACCTTGAAGGTGAGGATGCTTCAGACTGAGGACCAGTTTTCCTTGGATCCTAGCAGCTGATGTGATCCCCTGACTTCACATATCTTCTGTTCTCATCTGTCTGGGGCCCTGCTTGCAGGATCACAGTTCCTGCTTCTGAGGAGCTCTGACCTACATGCTGTAACTGCAGgcccccagctgcagccaaaCAGCAGCAAAGTTTAGGACTTTGACAAGCAGTGCAGAATGACTTGGGGACTGCCTAAAATCTGTGGAAACTTCACTTGTTCTTTAGGCAATTTTTATGTTTCCCCAGTTGAGTTTGGACACCAGAAGAGCAGGTATACAACTTTGCTCCCTGTAGCTGCTTGTGATTGGTGTGATTTTCATCCCTGTGACCTGAAGTTGGCCAGTTCAAGGCTCATTCCTGACTTCTCCATGGGAGCTTTTCTCTGTCGTATAGCACAGAGATCATCTGCCTGTCCCTGAGCACATCTGCTTCTGTGTCTCTGCTTCACTTACCCTTTCTTCCAGCCAGGCTACATGAAGGAAACAGAGATTAAACCCTATGGGTAGGAGAACTGGTACAATGGAGGGTGCTGACAGCTAAACATCTTGCCTCTCTGAGCCTGGGAATGCTGTCTAGTGGCCAAGGTCGTGGCTAAAATGGGCAGAGTAAGAAAATGAGTGTAACAAGCCCAGGTGAGAAGTTTGAAGTCTAGAAATAAATGGTAATAAAATCTCTGATGTCGTGTGGGATGGAATGGTACCCTATGGGTGAGAATAGGAAACCAGTGGTGTGTTTTCCCAGTAGCTCTATCCACCAGTTGTCACCTGAGCAGTAGGGACATGACAGAACATCACTGTGTCTCCCTGAGCATCTAGAGCATCTATGGCAGGGACTCGGGGAGCAGCAAGGCAGCTAACAGCCCTACACACAGGGGTGGAGGGTGTCCTGTGCTCACAGGGACTGCTATGAAGGCAGAGAGCCTGGCTGTTGGCTGTTTCAGGGCAGATCCTGAAGCGTTGTTTAGGGCACAGCACAGCAGAGAGATTTGCCCAGGGCTCGGTCAGGGTTTCAGTAGCACCAAAAACTGTCATCTCCGTGTGATACTGAGTACAACCTATGGCAGGCAGTAGGGAGGTAGCTTATAGTGTGCTTTGAATCTTTTCGAGAGAAATGCAGGACTCCTGATGTGATCAACCGGTCCTAACCGGAGAAGAAAGAACTACTCGTTCAGTGACCATTGTTGTGCTGTAAAGCTTATCTgtctcctgccagcaccagctgccaAAAAGCTCTTTGCACTGCAGACTCGCTGTAAATGCTCCTATGAGATGCTGCACACAAGATCTGCCAGCGAGCACAGTGAAAGCTAAAACAATGCACAGGAACATCTCTTCAGCAGCCTCCTCTCAGCCAGGAGACAGCACTGCGTGAATGTTTCAGATGAGCTGCTAACACTACAGAAAGAGCTCTCCTTTACATGCAGTGCTTGTTTGCTCTTCCCTTGTTAATGTGTGGTTATCAGCCTAGGAGCACAGAAACTTCATGTGACTTACGTGAACTGTTTGCTGTGTGCTCGTTGCTTCCTCTTGggttatgtggggtttttttttttgcggggggggaaTAACCAATCTCTAGTAAAAGGGATATTTCTGCCCAGCCTGTCTTTCGCAAAAGGCAACTGTGTGGAACTGATAATAGCCCTTTGACAAGTGACAGTTGCTGGCTAGCAGTTTTCCCCTCATTTGATATCACCGGCCCCATCTGTTAGAGAGGTTTTATGGTTTTCTTGTTATCTCTTAACAACTTCATCTCAGTTACTCAACTAGAACACAACTAGTTGTACTAAGATGTAGGCTTTACAGTTGCTTGCTGCTGAACGGAATCCTGGTCAAGTCCATCGCTCCTACCTAGTTCAGCATTTGAATTTCTGCAAACCATTTCCAGCAGAATTTTCACCTATAATTGTCCACGATGTTAACAATGGGTGTGTTCTGCTCTGCTCAGGTAAATGCAcaactggagggggggggaaaagcaATTGCGTTGTTTCCTGGCTCACTGCATGAGGCAGAAGGTGACAACTTCCTCTGATGGAAGTCTCCTGCTCCTACTACTGTCTATCCTCACCCTTGTTAGAGCCTTAGCAGggtaagaaagaaaactgcttgTGGGTCCTGGTTCACCCACCACCCCGTGCTGTGTTCTGTGGTGGTACGTGATTGCCTGAAGTAGGAGGAGGGGATCCCTTTGCAGGGAGATACTGTCTCAGTTGGGTCCAGTCACTGACCTTTGAGAACATAAGGGCATGTCCTGTGTAGTAAGAGGTGATGCTGGGTCAGCCTTAGCACAGGTCTGGGTAGTGAATGGCAGGGAAGCGCCTGTGAGCTTCGACAGGCGAGCATGGACAGTATCATCAAGGCGCTGTACATGACCCTGCAGTGCCATCAGAGCCCTCCGCTATTGACGTTCCCTCTTTTCTTGGCCTCTCTGCTGCACAGCTCCTCTGGCCTTAGCCATGAGCTGGGTCCTGCTTCCTGGGGTGAGCAGTTTTAGCACTTGGTGCTCTGATTTCTTTTGCTGCACATGCTGCTGAGTTGGAGCATCTCTATATACTGCCCTGCTGTCACAGGGGACCCCTCTGAAGGGGCAACTGCTGGGCAGCATCACCTCTGAAATTGAACTTGGAGAGGTGGAGACAGTGCTCACAAAGGACCTTCAGTCCAGGGACCATGTGTCTAGCCTAAGCCATCCTGGCGTCAGGCCCCAGGTGGCGGATGTGGAAATGTCTGCTATGGGGAAAGAATGGTCTTTCCTCAGCCCCTGCAGAGCGCTTGCTTGTTGTGGGGAAGTGAGGGCTGTTCGTGGAAGGGGATGGGCTTGTTTCAATTAGCATGTAGAATATAGGAGCAGTTCTCAGGGCCCCACTGTGT contains:
- the PPP1R8 gene encoding nuclear inhibitor of protein phosphatase 1 isoform X2, whose protein sequence is MGGEDEELKGLLGLPEEETELDNLTEFNTAHNKRISTLTIEEGNLDIQRPKRKRKNSRVTFSDDDEIINPEDVDPSVGRFRNMVQTAVVPVKKKRLENQGSLTTDDSASRRMQNFPYSGGLYGGLPPTHNEAGSQSHGVHGTALIGGLPMPYPNLAPDVDLTPVVPSTVNMNPAPNPAVFNPEAVNEPKKKKYAKEAWPGKKPTPSLLI